From Synechococcus sp. A10-1-5-1, a single genomic window includes:
- a CDS encoding photosystem II reaction center protein L: MERNPNPNNLPVELNRTSLYLGLLFVFTCGILFSSYFFN; this comes from the coding sequence ATGGAACGCAACCCCAACCCGAACAACCTGCCGGTTGAACTGAACCGCACGAGCCTCTACCTGGGCCTGCTGTTCGTCTTCACCTGCGGGATTCTGTTCTCCAGCTACTTCTTCAACTGA
- a CDS encoding photosystem II reaction center protein J, translating into MSGKKSGLPDGRIPDRLPDGRPAVAWKSRWTEGVLPLWLVATAGGMAVIFVVGLFFYGAYTGVGSA; encoded by the coding sequence ATGAGCGGCAAGAAATCCGGACTTCCTGACGGAAGAATCCCTGATCGCCTCCCTGATGGCCGGCCCGCTGTGGCCTGGAAATCGCGATGGACTGAAGGAGTACTTCCACTCTGGCTTGTGGCCACTGCGGGAGGCATGGCTGTTATCTTCGTAGTAGGTCTATTCTTTTATGGTGCCTATACCGGCGTTGGTTCCGCCTGA
- a CDS encoding sugar transferase yields MGSLYISYNLTYLRRLGEWEGWSQGLLVITATWLSISYLSGRYSLAETKGKNYGLSRFVETLLAACGVLLVFIGHSWMYQIVDAETRFRGFMIPLVGYAVAFSSLGQMGALKLSSKRKKWILVSNESECSVIKRELGNESLTTKRNCLICNTDQIGERFRVPSGEGLSIGVGNLQTSDQELITRLLRLRENGEQIVPLLSWCEQELQRIPPELIQAKWLIQAEGFGLRPGSLNWRVKRLYDVCGAAALLIISTPLLILGGLLVWLEDRGPVFYCQIRSGLYGRPISIWKLRSMRVNAEALGAQWASQRDPRITNVGRILRATRIDELPQLISVINGDLSLIGPRPERPEIEQDLERLIPHYRIRHWIRPGLSGWAQVCYPYGASVEDSRMKLSYDLYYLRNSSLFLDFLITLKTIRLVSGAKGASPKAPQ; encoded by the coding sequence GTGGGCTCGCTCTACATCAGCTACAACCTCACTTACCTGAGACGCCTGGGGGAATGGGAGGGCTGGAGCCAAGGGTTGCTCGTCATCACAGCGACATGGCTGAGTATTTCCTATCTCTCTGGGCGCTACTCACTGGCAGAGACCAAAGGCAAGAACTATGGACTAAGTCGTTTCGTTGAAACCTTACTGGCCGCCTGCGGAGTTCTGCTGGTTTTCATCGGCCACTCCTGGATGTATCAGATCGTCGATGCGGAAACCCGCTTTCGTGGCTTCATGATCCCGTTAGTGGGATATGCCGTAGCCTTCTCGAGTCTGGGACAGATGGGCGCTCTGAAGCTCTCTAGTAAGAGGAAGAAGTGGATCCTGGTTAGCAATGAAAGCGAGTGCAGTGTAATCAAGCGAGAACTTGGCAATGAGTCGCTGACTACAAAGAGGAACTGTTTGATCTGCAATACAGATCAGATAGGCGAGAGGTTTCGAGTTCCCAGTGGTGAGGGATTATCAATCGGGGTAGGGAATCTGCAGACCTCAGATCAAGAGCTGATCACAAGGCTTCTTCGTCTTAGGGAAAATGGAGAGCAAATCGTCCCGCTGCTGAGCTGGTGCGAGCAAGAACTGCAACGGATACCGCCTGAGCTGATTCAGGCGAAATGGCTCATTCAGGCCGAGGGCTTTGGACTACGTCCTGGGAGCTTGAACTGGCGGGTGAAGCGACTATACGATGTGTGTGGCGCAGCTGCACTGCTGATCATCTCCACTCCACTTCTGATTCTTGGAGGGCTACTCGTCTGGCTGGAAGATCGGGGTCCAGTGTTCTACTGCCAGATCAGAAGCGGTCTCTATGGGCGACCGATAAGCATCTGGAAACTACGCAGCATGAGGGTCAACGCAGAAGCCCTTGGTGCCCAATGGGCTTCACAACGAGATCCAAGGATTACCAACGTGGGGAGAATCCTTCGAGCCACGCGAATCGATGAACTACCTCAACTCATCAGCGTCATCAATGGGGATCTGAGTCTGATCGGACCTCGGCCCGAGAGACCCGAAATCGAGCAGGACCTGGAACGGCTTATCCCTCACTACCGGATACGACACTGGATTCGCCCAGGACTCAGCGGATGGGCCCAGGTTTGCTATCCATATGGGGCAAGTGTTGAAGACAGTCGAATGAAACTGAGCTACGACCTCTACTACCTTCGCAATTCCAGCCTATTCCTTGATTTCCTGATTACGCTCAAAACCATTCGACTCGTTTCAGGAGCAAAGGGGGCCTCCCCAAAAGCTCCTCAATAG
- a CDS encoding glycosyltransferase family 2 protein gives MNPLVSVITPYRNAKRFLSGFVDSLQCQTSEDWTCIMVDDGSSDGGPSFLAELVADDPRFQLISNTNLRQWPGPASARNCALAHVTTDYVAFCDVDDLWHPQKLERQLAFHCSNNLELTVSAYARFIDGQIDQPPQRVVCPPAQLVSRDLFGHNPIPMLTAILSADLARIGFSEVSHEDFLFWLDLFKARPSIRYGCLPEILAFYCIHPRSLSSQKAAMPFWAYRVFRNSDQSRCRSLFSLFFWVMDHILSRVLALRSSVGARLSIEELLGRPPLLLKRVEWF, from the coding sequence ATGAATCCTCTTGTCTCAGTCATTACTCCTTATCGGAACGCCAAGCGCTTTCTCTCTGGCTTCGTCGATTCGCTTCAATGTCAAACCTCTGAAGATTGGACCTGTATCATGGTTGACGATGGCTCCTCAGATGGTGGGCCTTCATTTCTTGCGGAGCTAGTCGCTGATGATCCGCGTTTCCAGCTTATTAGCAACACCAATCTAAGGCAATGGCCTGGGCCGGCGTCGGCTCGAAATTGTGCCTTGGCGCATGTTACAACTGATTATGTAGCTTTTTGCGATGTCGACGATTTATGGCATCCCCAAAAACTTGAGCGCCAGCTGGCATTTCATTGCTCTAATAATCTTGAGCTCACGGTTTCTGCGTATGCTCGATTTATTGATGGTCAGATTGATCAGCCACCGCAACGTGTTGTTTGCCCGCCAGCACAGTTGGTGTCTCGGGATCTCTTTGGTCACAATCCAATCCCAATGCTGACGGCTATCCTTTCAGCTGACCTGGCACGCATCGGTTTTTCCGAAGTTTCCCACGAGGACTTCTTGTTTTGGCTTGATCTCTTTAAGGCACGCCCTTCGATACGCTATGGCTGTTTACCTGAAATTCTTGCCTTCTACTGCATTCACCCAAGGAGTCTCTCGAGTCAGAAAGCCGCGATGCCTTTCTGGGCCTATCGAGTCTTCAGGAACTCTGACCAATCTCGTTGTCGCAGTCTATTTTCCCTCTTCTTCTGGGTCATGGACCACATCTTGAGCAGAGTCTTGGCTCTTAGGAGTTCAGTGGGGGCCAGGCTTTCTATTGAGGAGCTTTTGGGGAGGCCCCCTTTGCTCCTGAAACGAGTCGAATGGTTTTGA
- a CDS encoding glycosyltransferase family 4 protein, with the protein MTGPSTQAKELIILTEHFWPSTGATAQLVSDLVDDLHAQGCCLRVLTSTPGSSRSSYPIHRFSSSSKVSVGILGKLIDGLHFFLGSTYWLLRYARTDQGLLIVSNPPFIGLVGPLMSLLRQLPYVFLLQDIFPRSAVLTGVLPAKGPLSWIWRQLLALVLSGSQATVVLSSSMISRCRKEFGDHFRLVSIPNWAVVPVSSSQKSLNSLAQEWGIDSVFTVQYSGNFGRLHDILTILEAARLLADRPLKFVFVGGGAKRSQIQAYCQAYGLSNVILQPYQPREQLSTSLSACDVALVSHISGSEDTVAPSKLYGILACSRPVLLIASEECELARIIDQAACGVVIQQGDVQGLVGALLMLQADPQRVATMSEQAGALYQSQFGRDRSTAAYLNLFRQCQMI; encoded by the coding sequence ATGACAGGACCTTCTACTCAGGCCAAGGAGCTGATCATCCTTACAGAGCACTTCTGGCCAAGTACTGGTGCGACTGCCCAATTAGTAAGTGATCTGGTTGACGACTTGCACGCTCAAGGTTGTTGCCTGCGTGTCTTAACCTCAACTCCAGGTTCTTCTCGCTCGAGTTATCCGATTCATCGATTCTCGTCTTCATCTAAGGTCTCTGTTGGCATCCTAGGAAAACTCATTGATGGTCTTCATTTTTTTCTTGGAAGTACGTATTGGCTTTTGCGATATGCCCGCACTGACCAAGGTCTTCTCATTGTCTCCAATCCACCCTTTATAGGGCTCGTTGGCCCACTGATGTCTCTCCTCAGGCAACTACCCTACGTCTTTTTGCTGCAAGACATCTTTCCGCGTTCCGCTGTTTTAACGGGAGTTTTGCCGGCGAAGGGGCCTTTGTCTTGGATCTGGCGACAATTACTTGCTCTAGTTCTGAGTGGCAGCCAGGCGACGGTTGTCTTGAGCTCCTCGATGATTTCTCGATGTCGCAAAGAATTTGGTGACCATTTCCGTTTGGTATCGATCCCTAACTGGGCAGTGGTGCCTGTTTCTTCTTCTCAGAAGTCTCTTAATTCTTTGGCACAAGAATGGGGTATTGATTCAGTCTTCACTGTCCAATATTCAGGTAACTTCGGTCGTCTTCACGACATTCTGACGATCCTTGAGGCCGCACGCTTGCTCGCGGACCGTCCCCTTAAGTTCGTCTTCGTGGGGGGAGGAGCGAAAAGATCCCAGATTCAGGCCTATTGTCAGGCCTACGGTCTTTCCAATGTCATTCTTCAGCCCTATCAACCGCGCGAGCAGCTGTCGACGAGCCTGTCGGCCTGTGATGTTGCACTTGTCAGCCATATTTCCGGTTCAGAGGACACTGTTGCTCCTAGCAAGCTCTACGGCATCCTTGCCTGCTCAAGGCCTGTCTTGTTAATTGCTAGCGAGGAGTGTGAACTTGCCCGGATTATTGACCAGGCAGCTTGTGGTGTCGTTATTCAGCAAGGAGACGTCCAAGGCCTTGTGGGTGCGTTGCTCATGCTCCAAGCTGATCCCCAGCGTGTCGCTACCATGTCTGAGCAAGCTGGAGCTCTTTATCAATCTCAATTTGGTCGTGATCGATCCACTGCGGCCTATTTAAATCTTTTCCGGCAGTGCCAAATGATCTGA
- a CDS encoding glycosyltransferase family 2 protein: MADQPTIAGVVLTLNEEQDLGRALKSLSWCDELLVLDSGSTDLTHQVAELHQASFIQHRQDAPFLITNQRNWALDNCGLSSDWVLFLDADEEVGPHLVQAIQACVKSGTSIDAYELTPRYWFLGRWLKRTQGYPNWHPRLVRRGHTRFEGGVWESFVDGSNIGRISVPYEHYAYSKGFDDWIERHRRYASWDAQQIVAFLTTRCSATLSTRRWRRIRLLFSQLWWLRPPLRFLQKYFLQTGFLEGWQGLLFALMMAGYELIIVIKVIELLRRQKELPL; this comes from the coding sequence ATGGCTGATCAGCCCACGATCGCCGGGGTAGTCCTTACCCTGAATGAAGAACAAGACCTTGGTCGTGCCCTGAAATCTCTGAGCTGGTGCGATGAATTGCTTGTGCTGGATAGCGGTAGTACTGACTTAACTCATCAGGTCGCAGAGCTCCACCAGGCGTCCTTTATTCAGCATCGCCAAGATGCCCCATTCTTGATTACAAACCAGCGCAACTGGGCCCTTGACAACTGCGGATTATCCAGTGACTGGGTTCTTTTCCTCGATGCCGATGAAGAGGTGGGGCCGCATTTGGTTCAAGCGATACAGGCATGTGTGAAGTCCGGCACTTCCATTGATGCTTATGAATTGACACCACGCTATTGGTTCTTGGGACGATGGCTGAAGCGAACCCAGGGTTACCCTAACTGGCATCCTCGTCTCGTTCGCCGAGGACACACCCGCTTTGAAGGTGGCGTTTGGGAAAGCTTTGTGGACGGCTCTAATATAGGCCGGATATCGGTTCCTTATGAACACTATGCATACAGCAAAGGGTTTGATGACTGGATAGAGAGGCATCGGCGCTATGCCAGCTGGGATGCACAGCAGATCGTGGCCTTTTTAACGACCCGTTGCAGCGCGACCCTGTCAACCCGGCGTTGGCGGAGGATCAGGCTGCTGTTTTCCCAGCTTTGGTGGCTACGACCGCCGTTACGATTTCTCCAAAAGTATTTTCTTCAAACAGGTTTTCTTGAGGGCTGGCAGGGTCTTCTGTTCGCACTGATGATGGCTGGTTATGAACTAATTATAGTGATCAAGGTCATCGAGCTTCTGCGTAGGCAGAAGGAGTTGCCTTTATGA